The Erythrobacter sp. Alg231-14 genome has a segment encoding these proteins:
- a CDS encoding autotransporter domain-containing protein: protein MIHSIARKAALNTGRFLVTSSTVALLATGAANAQQVINDGDTMTVTSNADGDTITAGVDVTSVVDGAPVVVVANNDVTVDNAGTLATTGVTQTVQVNQGVTGATINNAETGRLEGASRVVNFDGTDAVLNNAGVILGTASQRNGAVYANRTSNTITINNAATGSIDAGVEGAGIAIEVGGGGMARDGAITNAGTIQGRGQASAAGGTAGDGIRFFGPGLAPEYIYSGDITNSGVINSESAQGTVAGIRFANRIGFQGTLTNEADGTISGAQNGLYFGNDADHTGGVVNNLGTIASDSRALNIDGLGLVVNNSGSIIGTGNQRNGTVYADSTAQSFELNNLEGGLIDAGMGNEGAGFSVELSEAGNDFSITNAGTIQGRGQAGAGDPTAGDGLRFERTRVGGLLEGSTTGLFTGSIDNSGLIASEAVAGTTGGIRFVNGVSFQGVLNNSGTISGVNNGLYFGNPVPAGGADHTGGVVNNLADGVISSDSRALNIDGTGLVVNNAGTILGTGNQRNGTVYSDITAQGFALNNDGVIDAGMGNEGAGFSAQLASAATGGSAFTLTNTGTIQGRGNALAGAATAGDGLRFERTRNAGVLDATSDGLFVGTITNSGVIASESANGTAGGIRFVNGVSFQGVLDNSGTISGVQNGLYFGNPTPAGGGDFSQAIVNNSGTISSGSRALNIDGNGLTVNNTGSILGTGAQRNGTVYADGTANNFVLNNAGIIDAGVAGSGVSLQLGVNDGDLRAFTLVNDGTIAGRGEAQASGASAGLRLFNGAGEGTTVTVADDIVNNGTISSETAAAVLIENVAFTGTFTNNGTLSGVNAVDASTALAGLNFVQNGGALNGAFVGSAFADTLTFASGNSTLSDGVSGGVDVTIADMATLTVSGAQTIDGSLNANGTLNFDLGVDSLAVVGDTALGMSSVINVATTQIGQADIGSTIDVLTETGAFTDNGVTVNVIEDDFLVDYTVNLGSVSVAVSATDLSNVSSDSNINSFGSAIASAAANNRLSDDVFAALNGVTSATGFEANALTLLPAINDGVTREIYESQRLASAQVQDRLSGDGVGLWGAAFARTADADPTSVSGLGYDADATGFTLGLDGKVGEAATVGILFNYSDIEVEANVAAAAESNIDAIQIGGYAGFDLGQAYVNAELGYSSSSVDNSRVALNAPVSGESDVDGVYASLNAGYDIDAGGVVITPNGGLRYAELSRDTFTETGGLGLTLDSDSAEFLEARIGLRVAGGNDSGLIPYASVDYAYDLSSDPLAIAGSFNGGADTFTVVADEASESRFDVGAGIDFVNEGGLSIGAEYRGRFASEYQSHSGGLRVRFAF from the coding sequence ATGATACATTCAATTGCACGCAAAGCGGCCCTGAATACGGGCCGGTTCTTAGTCACTTCGTCTACCGTTGCATTGCTCGCAACCGGAGCAGCGAACGCACAACAAGTCATCAACGATGGCGACACGATGACGGTCACGTCAAATGCCGACGGCGATACGATTACCGCCGGTGTCGACGTTACCAGTGTTGTGGACGGCGCACCTGTGGTGGTTGTCGCCAACAATGATGTTACGGTCGACAATGCCGGAACGCTTGCGACAACCGGCGTCACACAAACTGTTCAAGTCAATCAGGGCGTCACAGGTGCAACGATCAACAACGCCGAAACAGGCCGCCTCGAAGGCGCGTCGCGGGTTGTGAACTTTGATGGAACTGACGCCGTTTTGAACAATGCTGGCGTCATTCTTGGTACGGCAAGTCAGCGCAATGGCGCCGTCTATGCCAATCGAACATCAAACACGATCACGATCAACAATGCGGCCACAGGATCGATTGATGCGGGCGTCGAAGGGGCCGGTATCGCGATCGAAGTCGGCGGCGGCGGTATGGCGCGCGATGGTGCGATCACCAATGCGGGCACAATTCAAGGGCGCGGTCAGGCGTCTGCGGCGGGCGGCACGGCGGGCGATGGCATCCGTTTCTTCGGTCCCGGTCTTGCCCCAGAATACATCTACTCTGGTGACATTACGAATTCGGGCGTGATCAATTCGGAAAGCGCGCAAGGAACCGTGGCTGGCATTCGTTTTGCCAATCGCATTGGCTTTCAAGGCACGCTGACCAATGAAGCGGACGGAACCATCTCCGGCGCTCAAAATGGTCTGTATTTTGGCAATGACGCCGATCACACGGGCGGCGTCGTCAACAATCTTGGCACGATCGCTTCGGATAGCCGGGCGCTGAACATCGATGGCCTTGGCCTGGTCGTGAACAATTCGGGATCGATCATTGGTACGGGCAACCAACGCAACGGCACAGTCTATGCGGATTCGACCGCACAAAGCTTTGAATTGAACAACCTTGAAGGTGGTTTGATCGACGCAGGTATGGGCAATGAAGGCGCGGGTTTCTCGGTCGAACTGAGCGAGGCTGGCAACGACTTTTCCATCACCAATGCCGGAACAATTCAAGGACGCGGACAGGCTGGGGCTGGCGATCCAACCGCGGGAGACGGTCTTCGATTTGAACGCACGCGCGTTGGCGGCCTTCTCGAAGGGTCCACCACGGGCTTGTTTACTGGGTCTATCGACAATTCTGGCCTGATCGCTTCGGAAGCAGTCGCAGGAACAACCGGCGGCATTCGCTTTGTGAACGGCGTTAGTTTCCAAGGCGTGTTGAACAATTCTGGCACCATTTCTGGCGTCAATAACGGCCTGTATTTTGGCAATCCTGTTCCCGCAGGTGGCGCCGATCACACGGGCGGCGTCGTTAACAATCTTGCCGATGGCGTAATTTCATCGGACAGCCGAGCTTTGAACATTGATGGAACTGGGTTGGTTGTGAACAACGCGGGCACCATCCTTGGTACGGGGAATCAACGCAATGGCACGGTGTATTCCGACATCACGGCGCAAGGTTTCGCATTGAACAACGATGGTGTGATTGACGCAGGCATGGGCAATGAAGGCGCAGGTTTCTCTGCACAATTGGCCTCCGCTGCAACCGGTGGAAGCGCGTTCACTCTTACCAACACCGGCACGATCCAAGGCCGAGGAAACGCATTGGCTGGTGCGGCGACAGCCGGCGATGGTCTCCGGTTTGAGCGCACTCGCAACGCTGGCGTCCTAGATGCCACATCGGACGGCCTGTTTGTTGGCACCATCACCAATAGCGGCGTGATCGCGTCGGAATCAGCGAACGGCACAGCCGGCGGCATTCGCTTTGTGAACGGTGTCAGTTTCCAAGGCGTTCTCGACAATTCGGGCACGATCTCTGGCGTTCAAAATGGCCTGTATTTTGGCAATCCAACACCAGCAGGCGGCGGGGACTTTAGCCAAGCTATCGTCAACAATTCGGGCACGATTTCATCGGGCAGCCGGGCGTTGAACATTGATGGCAACGGATTGACCGTCAACAACACAGGTTCGATCCTCGGTACCGGCGCTCAACGCAATGGCACTGTCTACGCCGATGGAACGGCCAACAACTTTGTGCTGAACAACGCCGGCATCATTGATGCGGGTGTGGCTGGTTCGGGTGTTTCGCTCCAGCTGGGCGTGAATGACGGCGATTTACGTGCGTTCACCTTGGTCAACGACGGTACGATCGCAGGTCGCGGCGAAGCGCAAGCTTCGGGCGCGTCGGCAGGTCTGCGCCTGTTCAATGGCGCGGGCGAAGGAACCACGGTGACTGTGGCGGATGACATTGTGAACAATGGCACGATCTCGTCAGAAACCGCCGCAGCGGTCCTGATTGAAAACGTTGCTTTTACCGGAACGTTTACGAACAACGGCACGCTTAGCGGTGTGAACGCGGTTGATGCGTCAACGGCGCTTGCCGGGTTGAACTTTGTCCAAAATGGTGGAGCGTTGAACGGTGCATTTGTCGGTTCGGCATTTGCCGACACGCTGACTTTTGCGAGCGGGAATTCAACATTGTCGGACGGTGTGTCCGGCGGGGTAGATGTGACGATTGCTGATATGGCGACGCTGACCGTGTCGGGGGCTCAAACCATTGATGGTTCGTTGAATGCCAACGGCACCCTCAACTTTGATCTTGGTGTCGATAGCCTAGCGGTTGTTGGCGACACGGCGCTTGGCATGAGCAGCGTGATCAACGTAGCCACGACCCAGATAGGTCAGGCTGACATTGGTTCCACAATCGACGTGCTGACGGAAACGGGCGCTTTTACCGACAATGGAGTGACTGTTAACGTCATCGAAGATGACTTCCTTGTCGACTACACGGTCAATCTCGGCTCTGTTTCGGTGGCTGTTTCCGCAACCGATTTGAGCAACGTGTCGAGCGATAGCAACATCAACAGCTTTGGTTCTGCGATTGCATCGGCAGCGGCCAACAATCGCCTTTCCGATGATGTCTTTGCCGCGCTGAATGGTGTGACATCGGCAACTGGATTCGAAGCCAACGCGCTGACGCTTTTGCCTGCGATCAACGATGGTGTGACCCGCGAGATCTATGAAAGCCAACGATTGGCCAGTGCGCAAGTGCAGGATCGTCTCAGCGGTGATGGTGTTGGCCTTTGGGGCGCGGCATTTGCCCGCACCGCCGATGCGGACCCGACCAGTGTTAGCGGTTTGGGCTACGATGCTGATGCCACCGGCTTCACTCTTGGCCTCGATGGCAAAGTTGGAGAGGCGGCCACAGTCGGTATCTTGTTCAACTACTCCGACATCGAAGTTGAAGCGAACGTGGCGGCGGCAGCGGAAAGCAACATCGATGCTATCCAAATCGGCGGCTATGCTGGGTTCGATTTGGGTCAAGCCTATGTCAACGCAGAACTGGGTTACTCAAGCAGCTCCGTTGACAACAGCCGTGTCGCATTGAACGCTCCTGTTTCCGGAGAAAGCGATGTGGATGGCGTCTATGCCAGCTTGAATGCTGGATATGACATCGATGCCGGCGGTGTGGTGATCACGCCAAATGGTGGCCTGCGCTATGCAGAGCTTTCCCGTGACACTTTCACTGAAACGGGTGGTCTTGGCCTAACACTGGACAGCGACAGCGCCGAGTTCCTTGAAGCCCGTATCGGTCTAAGGGTTGCTGGAGGCAACGATAGCGGCCTGATCCCGTATGCGAGTGTTGATTACGCCTATGATTTGAGCAGCGATCCCCTTGCGATTGCCGGCTCGTTCAATGGCGGCGCCGACACTTTCACAGTGGTCGCGGATGAAGCGTCTGAATCGCGCTTTGATGTCGGTGCAGGCATCGACTTCGTCAACGAAGGCGGATTGTCGATCGGCGCGGAATATCGCGGTCGTTTCGCTTCGGAATACCAATCCCATTCGGGCGGCCTTCGCGTCCGCTTTGCCTTCTAA
- a CDS encoding HlyD family efflux transporter periplasmic adaptor subunit, translating to MNNQFKWAFGILIVACALATVMIMARPEPAQETKEVQSPLVETIPLELSTEAIPVSVSGTVQPRDEIVIGAQVSGRLTYVNPAFREGQFVTANSILLRIDPTDYRNQVRMAQADVAAQDVAVLEAREEVTIARDDLAKFQARENEVERLASSIDEAGYAARFLPPETLSPSGQTSDEETNPASETDAGLATREPQLRSAEAARERAAASLADAQTALNRTQISVPFSGLVREESAAVGTLVQVGQSLGSVASTSVYEVRLFLTEDEAALIPGLLRGSNGTISADVFYEYGGLTYRWPAVVDRADASLDPTTRNVEVFLRVPNPLRGGLIVDGNEGSSANEAPPLLLGAFVEARIAGDSTEGFAAIPPSALRPGNTIWVVRDGNLRIIPVRVIQRSDDFAYVAAATLSQGGELVISSLPSPTDNLPVRMADDTAQ from the coding sequence ATGAATAATCAGTTCAAATGGGCCTTTGGTATTCTCATTGTCGCCTGCGCGTTGGCGACGGTTATGATCATGGCGCGGCCAGAGCCTGCTCAAGAAACCAAAGAGGTTCAATCACCCTTGGTGGAAACCATTCCGCTGGAATTATCGACAGAAGCAATCCCTGTTTCCGTATCCGGCACGGTTCAACCGCGCGACGAAATCGTGATCGGGGCGCAAGTTTCCGGTCGCCTCACTTACGTCAACCCGGCCTTTCGTGAAGGTCAATTCGTCACCGCCAACAGCATCCTTTTGAGGATCGATCCAACCGATTACCGCAACCAAGTCCGCATGGCGCAGGCCGATGTAGCGGCCCAAGATGTTGCCGTTTTAGAAGCCCGCGAAGAAGTGACCATTGCTCGAGATGATTTGGCTAAATTCCAAGCGCGAGAGAACGAAGTCGAACGTCTGGCATCATCTATCGACGAAGCGGGATACGCCGCGCGCTTCCTGCCACCGGAAACACTATCGCCATCGGGTCAAACCAGCGATGAGGAAACAAATCCCGCCTCAGAAACAGACGCGGGATTGGCAACTCGCGAGCCACAATTGCGCTCTGCCGAGGCTGCGCGTGAACGCGCTGCGGCTTCTTTGGCAGACGCGCAAACGGCGTTGAATCGCACGCAAATCTCGGTCCCTTTTTCCGGATTGGTGCGCGAAGAAAGCGCCGCGGTCGGGACCTTGGTCCAAGTGGGACAGTCGCTGGGATCAGTCGCCTCGACAAGCGTGTATGAAGTTCGCTTGTTCCTAACCGAAGACGAAGCCGCACTGATCCCCGGTTTGTTGAGGGGGTCCAACGGTACGATTTCCGCGGATGTGTTCTACGAATATGGCGGCCTCACCTACCGTTGGCCTGCCGTTGTCGATCGCGCTGATGCCAGCTTGGACCCAACCACGCGAAACGTCGAAGTGTTCTTGCGTGTTCCCAATCCCTTGCGAGGCGGTTTGATTGTTGATGGCAATGAAGGCAGCTCCGCCAATGAAGCCCCGCCATTGTTGCTTGGGGCGTTCGTCGAAGCGCGCATCGCTGGAGACAGCACGGAAGGGTTTGCCGCCATCCCACCATCTGCATTGCGTCCGGGCAACACCATTTGGGTTGTGCGCGATGGGAATTTGCGGATCATACCGGTCCGCGTGATCCAACGCAGCGATGATTTCGCCTATGTCGCCGCCGCGACGCTTTCGCAAGGTGGCGAATTGGTCATCAGCAGCCTCCCCTCTCCAACCGACAACTTGCCCGTCCGCATGGCGGATGACACCGCCCAATGA
- a CDS encoding TolC family protein: MTNFCAKYRPNLRFLSLCAIALSLPACVSLAPEQQSPDIVAEMPERFAYETQGNEYKPEAWWVRFQDPVLNELIDSALSKNFDIAQSIARLEQVRAQAQISRSALFPSVDATITASEASNPLAGSAFGDLGGGAITRIENQTVAPSVSAAYELDLFSRNRNDAGAARLDAVASEHDLQAVRLATAADTISTYFEIVNTRRQIELTVQSASVLNDRVESAEEEFRRGLTESFELYQIRQQLRATQASLPQLESALADAENRLGVLLGVYPGDLDETLARPLTPRLVFEPVPAGLPAQLLERRPDIAASWARLDAARLRIGARRAERFPQISLSGSYGAQGDTLSSGFDFADNWTRSLAASIVAPIFNAGRISANIRVARAQYDENAAAYSATVLQAFREVDSAFADYEEQRRRYLLVTAQLREAELSLDLQRRRYASGVGTYTAYLDGLTTVYQVRSDLSSSAQATALARLTVHRALAGDWIANEDTPSTQSIPTPETPDE; the protein is encoded by the coding sequence TTGACCAATTTTTGCGCCAAATACCGGCCTAATCTGCGATTCCTATCGCTGTGTGCGATTGCTTTATCGTTGCCCGCTTGTGTTTCTCTGGCGCCGGAACAGCAGTCTCCCGATATCGTGGCAGAAATGCCCGAACGATTTGCCTACGAAACGCAAGGCAATGAATACAAACCAGAGGCGTGGTGGGTCAGATTTCAGGATCCCGTTCTCAATGAATTGATCGATTCCGCGCTTTCTAAGAATTTCGACATCGCCCAATCGATCGCGCGATTGGAACAGGTTCGCGCACAAGCTCAGATTTCAAGGTCGGCCCTCTTCCCGAGTGTCGATGCAACGATCACAGCAAGCGAGGCGAGCAATCCATTGGCGGGAAGCGCGTTTGGCGATTTGGGTGGCGGAGCGATCACCCGGATCGAAAACCAAACCGTCGCGCCCAGTGTTTCGGCGGCATATGAACTCGATCTGTTCAGCCGCAACCGCAACGATGCGGGTGCGGCGCGATTGGATGCTGTCGCTTCGGAACACGATCTACAGGCCGTACGATTGGCAACGGCCGCTGACACAATCTCCACTTATTTTGAGATTGTGAACACACGCCGTCAGATCGAACTCACTGTGCAATCCGCCAGCGTTCTGAACGACCGGGTGGAAAGCGCAGAGGAAGAATTTCGTCGCGGATTGACCGAGAGTTTTGAGCTTTATCAAATCCGTCAACAACTGCGCGCGACGCAGGCATCTTTGCCACAGTTGGAAAGCGCGCTCGCCGATGCCGAAAACAGATTGGGCGTTTTGCTGGGCGTCTATCCCGGTGATCTAGACGAGACCCTGGCCCGCCCATTGACGCCGCGATTGGTTTTCGAACCGGTTCCGGCTGGATTGCCTGCCCAATTGCTCGAACGCCGTCCAGACATCGCCGCATCATGGGCGCGGCTGGATGCGGCTCGATTGCGAATTGGGGCGCGCCGCGCGGAACGATTTCCGCAGATTAGCTTAAGCGGGTCATACGGCGCACAAGGGGATACGCTTTCCAGCGGGTTTGATTTTGCGGACAACTGGACGCGATCTTTGGCAGCCAGCATCGTGGCGCCTATTTTCAACGCCGGTCGGATTTCGGCCAATATTCGGGTGGCGCGCGCGCAATATGACGAGAACGCCGCCGCCTATTCCGCTACGGTCCTTCAGGCGTTTCGCGAAGTAGACAGCGCCTTTGCCGATTACGAAGAGCAACGGCGACGCTATCTCCTTGTCACAGCACAGTTGCGTGAGGCGGAATTGTCGCTTGATCTGCAACGGCGACGTTATGCGTCGGGTGTCGGGACATACACCGCTTATCTCGACGGGCTGACCACCGTGTACCAAGTGCGATCCGATCTTTCATCATCGGCTCAGGCAACCGCTCTGGCCCGGTTAACGGTTCATCGCGCCCTTGCCGGCGATTGGATCGCAAACGAAGACACGCCATCAACCCAGTCTATTCCTACACCGGAGACACCGGATGAATAA
- a CDS encoding LysR substrate-binding domain-containing protein has translation MNLRDLEYVAAIDRYRNFGRAADACHVSQPSLSAQVKKLEERLGVELFARTSSGVFTTDAGARIVATAKDMLRSAQRISDTAAEYHDPLSAPLRIGMIPTLAPFALPYLSKSIRAVAEDLNVIYREQPTHVLLTELEERVVDVAMMSGPIERTGYRFTPVFKEPLVLMVSASHRLANIDNISPCDIPVEELLLLTKEHCLRADTISLCDDKNIGVDVPEQILATNFLTMTHYLAEGVGCTLVPMMARPILECVNSEMRFITIDDSSYGRDIGFVSRKGCPREHILMALCAEIRSRPPMNVAPLS, from the coding sequence ATGAACCTTCGTGATCTTGAATATGTCGCAGCAATCGACCGCTATCGCAATTTCGGACGCGCGGCGGATGCCTGTCATGTCAGTCAGCCGTCGCTTTCGGCTCAGGTGAAGAAGCTTGAGGAACGATTGGGCGTTGAGCTGTTTGCACGCACCAGTTCCGGCGTTTTTACAACCGATGCGGGCGCGCGCATTGTTGCAACGGCGAAAGATATGTTGCGCTCTGCTCAGCGCATTTCAGACACGGCCGCAGAATATCACGATCCTCTTTCGGCCCCTCTTCGAATCGGTATGATCCCAACGCTGGCGCCGTTTGCTTTGCCGTATTTGTCGAAGTCCATTCGGGCCGTCGCAGAAGATCTAAACGTTATCTATCGCGAACAACCGACGCATGTCTTGTTGACCGAACTTGAAGAAAGAGTCGTCGATGTCGCCATGATGAGCGGCCCGATCGAAAGAACAGGTTATCGTTTCACCCCTGTGTTTAAAGAGCCCTTGGTCTTGATGGTGTCGGCATCACATCGCCTTGCCAACATCGACAACATCAGCCCATGCGACATTCCGGTCGAAGAACTGCTTCTTTTGACGAAAGAGCATTGTTTGCGGGCGGATACGATTTCACTGTGTGACGACAAGAATATTGGGGTCGATGTACCCGAACAGATTCTCGCGACCAACTTCCTAACGATGACGCACTATCTAGCCGAAGGGGTTGGATGCACTCTCGTACCGATGATGGCGCGCCCCATTCTGGAATGCGTAAACTCTGAAATGCGTTTCATCACAATTGATGATTCATCCTATGGTCGCGACATTGGTTTTGTGTCCCGCAAGGGGTGTCCGCGCGAACATATTTTGATGGCACTTTGCGCCGAAATTCGATCTCGCCCGCCGATGAATGTGGCGCCGCTTTCATAG